CTCTTGGACGGCATCGGCATCCCTGCGGCGGCGATGCTTGAGGTGGCGGTCGGGGCCACGGGCTACGATCTGACGCCGGGGCTCGAGAGCCGTTCGAGCTGCCCGGAAGCCATCTGGCAGGCGGCAAAATGGTGGCATGAGTATTATAAGGATCAAAATCGCTCGCCGCTCACGGGAGCCTACCACGTCGGACATTCACTGTAATACGGCCCGGGCGATTTCAGTTCGCCGCATGAGTCCTACAGAAGCTTATGAATATTAAAGAGGCCACTCAGAGTTATGAAACCTGGGCTGCGCAATACGCCGCCCTCATCCGAGAGGACCTGGATTACAAGCATCAGCAGATGTGCGCCTCGCCTTTCGCCTTTCTCCGGGCGACGTTTTACCGCTGGGCGCAGGCGCTTCCTGAGGCAGGCCCGGAGCTGATGGCGGCGCCCGAGGTGCTGGCCGTTGGGGATCTGCACATCGAGAACTTCGGCACCTGGCGTGACGCCGAGGGACGGCTGATCTGGGGCGTGAACGACTTTGATGAGGCGTCGGCCCTGCCTTACACGAATGACCTGCTGCGGCTGGCTGTCAGCGCGAGTCTCGCCATCAGCGCCAGTAACCTGGACATCGATCACAAGGATGCTTGCGCGGCGATTCTCGAAGGCTACCGCGAGGGCTTAGACAAAGGCGGCAGACCCTTCGTGCTGGCGGAGCGACACAAGGCGCTGCGGGAACTGGCGTTTGGTCAACAGCGCGATCCTGCCCAGTACTGGCAGAAGCTTGAGGGCCTGCCGGCAGTCAGCGAATCGCCCCCTGCCGCTGTTGAAGAGGCCATACGGGCGACCTTGCCCGAAGCGGGATTAGCCTATCGGGTCGTCCGGCGTGTCGCCGGGCTCGGCAGCCTCGGCAGGCCGCGGTACGTCGCCCTCGCAGATTGGCGCGGCGGCTGTGTGGCTCGCGAAGTGAAAGCTCTGATCCCGTCGGCGGCGGCCTGGGGCCAGGTAGGAAGCTATCGAAGCGAGGTCCTCTATCAAACGATTCTCGACGCGGCGGTGCGCTGCCCGGACCCGACAGCACAGGTAAGAGAAAGCTGGTTAGTGCGCCGGCTTGCTCCTGATTGCATTAAGATTGAACTGAGTGACCTGGCCAAGTCGCGAGACATGTGGCGACTGCTCGAAGTGATGGGGAAAGAGACCGCCAACATTCACATGGGTACGGAGGGGGCCGGCTCGCTGATTAACCAGGATTTGCGCGCCCGTCCCGAGAACTGGCTACATAAAGCCGCAAAGAAGTTGGCTGAGATCACGAACCAAGATTGGGAAGAGTGGAGAAAGGTCAGCTAAGGTTAATGGAAGGTTAGACGTGCCTAATGTCATCGGCTTGGTGGCAACCTGAATATCAATGATCGCCTCTTTGCTCCAGCCTGAGGTTAAAGAGTAGAATTGCCTCATGCCAGAACTGAGCCGTTTCTATGGAATAATCATTCGCATGTACTGGGAAGCTAAGGCGCCGCATCACCGTTCCCATTTTCACGCTTACTACCAAGATGAGGTCGCGGTTTTCAGCATTGATCCAGTCGAATTAATGGCTGGTTCACTACCGAGGCGACAACAGCGGCTCGTTTAGGCTTGGGCTGAACTACACCAACAAGAGTTATTAAACGACTGGGAGCTGTTGCAAACTGGACAAACGCCACAGCCGATAGACCCGTTGAGCTAAGGAGCGACCATGAATCATCCAATCTATCGCGTCGAGTCATTTGAGGTGGTCGGGGCTTATACCCTAAAAGTAAGATTCGATGACAACACGGAACAAACTATAGACTTTCAGCCGGTGCTGGCGGGTCAGTTATATGGACCATTGCAGGAACTTACTCTGTTCACTCAGGTTAAGCTCGATCCCGAAGTGAAGACGCTGGTATGGCCGAATGGGGCAGACTTTGATCCCGCAACATTGCATGATTGGCCTGAGCAAATCGAAGCCCTGAAAGAATCCGCTCAACATTGGGAATTAACCGGTGCATAAAGTATCCGAAGCCCGTCTAACAAGGCGTTGCAGCGGAGGCCGTGAAGCGCAGTTCTTGTAGTTGCTTTTACTGCCGTTCACGGCCCCGCTGAACGCAGGCGTTAGGCCGCCTCAAACCGCGCACGGACGCTGAAGTCACAACTCCTGAATAATGTTATCGGCGATCCTGAGCGCCAGCGTGGCGATTGTCAGCGAAGGGTTAACGCCGAGCGCCGTCGGAATCACTGAAGCGTCGGCGACATACAGCTTCTCATAAAACGGGCGGGCTCCCGTTTTTGAGGTGTCGAAGACGCGGCCAAATTCGTCCACCGTGCCTTGAGAAGCGTCTTTGCCCATCACGCAGCCGCCCAGCGGGTGACTGACCGCGATTGAGGTGGCGTCAAAGGCCCCCGCTGTGTTCGTCAGAAACGGGTTGATGAACTCGCTCGTCGGGTCAGCCGGGTCCCTGATGACCTGGGCCAGGCGGGCCAGCGATTTGCGAATCTCGCCGTAGATCGGGTCATCGTAAAACTTCTTGCCATCGGCGCGCGACAGGCGTAATGAAGATTCGCCGGACTTGCCGAGGCGGAACTGCCCGACCGCCGCCTCGCGCCCCATGCCGACGACACACATCATGTTGGCAGCGATCTCTTCTTCTGAGCGGAAGATGTCGTCGCGCTCGCGGTAGTTGGTGAAGAACGCCCGGACGGATTGCCGCAGGCGCTTCCACAAGTACCTGAGGATGGCGTGCAGGACGAACAGCCGGCCCTGGTTGCCTTTGCCTAACGAGCGGATCAGCGGCACGCCCTGGCCGAGCAGCGAGGCGAGCGCCGGCGGGATGCCCTGGTCTTCGAGGGTGTGGAAGGCGGCGGGGTTGCCGCCGGTCGCCGGGTCGGTCGTATTAAAGTGGCCGTAAGAGGTGGTGACCGGGCCGCGGATCAGGCTGACGCGCTCTTGCGTCTTTTCGAGAAAGGCGATGTAGTCGCCGTTGGTCGAGAAGCCGAACCCGACTTTATCGCTCAGGTTGGGCAGCGTGCCGCGCTGCTTCGACCGCAGCATGATCTCGGTGGTGCCGACGCACCCGGCGGCGACGATGACGATGTCGGCGGTGACGGTCTTGCGCGTGATGTTGGAAAGATCGCCCTCCTTGCGTTGATCGTATTGGATTTCATAGCCGCCGGCCGGCAGCGCGCGGATCACGTCGACCTCGGATAAAGGCTCAAGGCTCATGTTCGAGAATTCGCGCGGCTTGTCTTTCAGCGGGTTGTCAGGCTCCGCCGGATCGAAGTTGCCGAGGATGGCGCGCATCAGTTGCTTATTGAGCGTGTGGCGCGCGCCGGGCAGGCAGCCGACGTTGCAGCGGCCCTGCCGCTCGCAGTAGTTGCGCGGCGGGCTAGCGGGCGGGTTGGGCGGATAGTTGGCCGGGAACTCGTTGGCGCCGACGGGCGTGTTTTCCGGCGTAAGGTCGCCGATTGCCAGGTCAACGGCGCCGAAATCTTTCGTGAGCTGGCTGACCGCCGTCTGGAAGACGCGGGCGCGGTCGAGCCAGTAGCGATTGGTTGAACCCGGCGGCAGTGGCTTGCCCGGCAGCATGCCCGGATCAAGATGAATCTGTTTGATCCCGCGGCTGTTGTTGGGGTCGGGCTTCACATCCCAGTGCGGGTCGAGGCGGGCCGTGCGCGCGACGATGTTGTTGAGGCCCGGATTCACAACTAAATCGGGAAGGTTGACGCCCTTGAACGGGATCTTGCCATCGGCGCGCGCCTTCAAGGCCGAACTGATGCCATAGCCGATGGCGTGGCGGGCCAGTTCGTAGTAATCGCTGCGCTGTTGTGGCGTCCAGGTCGTCGGCCAGCGTAGATCGTCGAAAATCAAGTCAGGCGGCCTAATGGTGATATTGGAGTAAACCAGCGAACCGCCGCCGACGCCGTTGGCGCGGACGATGCTGACGCCGTCATTCTGGCCGCCGAACAGGCCGAGCAGGCCGGGCTTTCCCAGGCGCACGACGTCGAAGAGGCCGTCCTCGTTCTTCTTGCGCCGGAAGCAGCGCGTGAAGAGGTCAATGAAGCCACGGAAGTGGTTGAGCGACGACCAGAACTGCACGGGCTGCCCTTTGCGGGCAAGGAAATCGCGGGTCTTGACCTCTTTGTCCTGCACGGTGCTGACGGGCGTCGTCCACCATGTGCCGCGTTCGATCATCAGCACGGTCTCACCCTGATTGCGGTCCAGAAATTTTTTCGCCAAAGGGATGGCCGTCATGCTGCCGCCGAAGCCAGTCCCAATAACTACTGCCGTGTAATGTTGATCGGCCATACTTTGATCCTCCTCGAAGGGCAGGGAAGCGGAATTGGATGAATCGGGCGTACAACCGGACCCACTTGATGGCCGCCATCCTAATCAACAAAGCGCGCGTAGTCAACCTCACATAAATTTGTTTCTCTTAATCATCAGGCCCTGAGAGCGCCAGCTTCAGAAGTCAAGGTAAGGAGAAGCGCAGTGGCAGACGAGTCCGTGACGGCGGTGAGCGCAAGCGACCGCCCTGCCGGCGGTGATCTGCGGGGTGATCGGCCCGGCGCGCCTCCTACTCGCGATCCGCTGGGTTCTCGATGGGTTCTCCGCCTCGCACGTCATGCCTGAACGGAGGTCCCGCAGGGGGCCTGGAAGACCTGTTCGCCGCAGACTGTGGCCGCTTGAAATGGTTTTCGCAACTGTGATAATTTTCTCAGCGCCTGGTAGCTCACGTCGCTTACATATCCTTATTCATATACGATTTGCGGTTAGGGGTTGATTCAGTCGGAATACGCGCTCTGGTAAATCGTTCGTAAGCTCATGGGCGGAAAAGGAGACCCATCGTCGGTCAGAAACAGCGAGCTCCTCTATGAGCAATATCTTAATGGTTCCCATCCACGTGGACGCGCTGTTTCTCAGCCTGGACCAGCCGGTCGTCGAAGCGATGGCGGATTTCTCCCGGCTACCTTATTCAGATGGAACGCGCGAGTGGAATCCTGACATTGCCTATATCAGTGAAGACATCGTCTCCAAGCCCTTTCAAAATGATAACCTGCTCTTGAAAGCGGGCCTCCATCTGCATTGGGCCTTGCCCGACGCGTTGACGAAAGGCGCTCAAACAGCAGATGGGACAAGCTTTCCGGCGGTGCCGAATCGCTGGCTGGTTATGCGCAGTAACCTGGACGAGAGCGGTCAACGGACGGTAGACAAACAATGGATCGTCGAGAGCGACTATCTTTATCCTGAAAGTGCTGGGGATGAAACGGCTGGCGTCAGCATCGGTAACCTGACCAACCTGACAAACGGCGCACCCCCCAGGCCCTTTCGCTACCTGGGCCGAAAGATGTCTTTAACGGCGTGGCCGGCGGGGAGCGCGCAAGCCGACTTTGTCCTGACCGCCGTCGGGTATGGAGAACCTGCCTTCGCGGCTTTTTATCCGAATTGCCACAGCGTCTTCGGTCTATACGACGATGCGTACTCGGACGCCCTCCCTCCGGGTCTGCAATATGATGTCGTCGGCTGGTACGCCGATGAGGGCCGGGATTATCTCGAAACATTTATCCGTGAGGTGACTGGCGATTATCAAGAGCAGGGTCAAGCGCCGCCTGGCGACGACGACTTACAAACCGCCCTGGAAGAGCAAGCCCAATGGACGTATGAGACCAGTGGTAACCAGACGTTCCCGGCTCGCATGCTCTGCTACACGCGATTGACCTTCAACCCGAACCCTGAATCCATCGACAATCCTGATAAAGCAGACCCCAATACCCGCATCACGGTGGCAAACACCGGCACAGAAGCCCTCTCGGCTTACCTGGCCGATAGGATTGTTCGCAGCCAGATGCCCGATCCCTCAACCGTAGGAATCGACAGGGAGAAAAAGTCGGAGGTCGAAGATCAACTGGAAGCCGTTCAATTTTCAGATTGGCTCGACACGCATCAGTTAGACATCGGCGCAAAATTTGTAGAGGCCCGTCACGAGAAAGGCTTTACCGCCACGGGCGACGACACCCTCTGGACAGTCACACAGGAATCTCAGGAC
The DNA window shown above is from Blastocatellia bacterium and carries:
- a CDS encoding DUF2252 family protein, giving the protein MNIKEATQSYETWAAQYAALIREDLDYKHQQMCASPFAFLRATFYRWAQALPEAGPELMAAPEVLAVGDLHIENFGTWRDAEGRLIWGVNDFDEASALPYTNDLLRLAVSASLAISASNLDIDHKDACAAILEGYREGLDKGGRPFVLAERHKALRELAFGQQRDPAQYWQKLEGLPAVSESPPAAVEEAIRATLPEAGLAYRVVRRVAGLGSLGRPRYVALADWRGGCVAREVKALIPSAAAWGQVGSYRSEVLYQTILDAAVRCPDPTAQVRESWLVRRLAPDCIKIELSDLAKSRDMWRLLEVMGKETANIHMGTEGAGSLINQDLRARPENWLHKAAKKLAEITNQDWEEWRKVS
- a CDS encoding DUF4160 domain-containing protein, producing the protein MPELSRFYGIIIRMYWEAKAPHHRSHFHAYYQDEVAVFSIDPVELMAGSLPRRQQRLV
- a CDS encoding DUF2442 domain-containing protein; the encoded protein is MNHPIYRVESFEVVGAYTLKVRFDDNTEQTIDFQPVLAGQLYGPLQELTLFTQVKLDPEVKTLVWPNGADFDPATLHDWPEQIEALKESAQHWELTGA
- a CDS encoding GMC oxidoreductase yields the protein MADQHYTAVVIGTGFGGSMTAIPLAKKFLDRNQGETVLMIERGTWWTTPVSTVQDKEVKTRDFLARKGQPVQFWSSLNHFRGFIDLFTRCFRRKKNEDGLFDVVRLGKPGLLGLFGGQNDGVSIVRANGVGGGSLVYSNITIRPPDLIFDDLRWPTTWTPQQRSDYYELARHAIGYGISSALKARADGKIPFKGVNLPDLVVNPGLNNIVARTARLDPHWDVKPDPNNSRGIKQIHLDPGMLPGKPLPPGSTNRYWLDRARVFQTAVSQLTKDFGAVDLAIGDLTPENTPVGANEFPANYPPNPPASPPRNYCERQGRCNVGCLPGARHTLNKQLMRAILGNFDPAEPDNPLKDKPREFSNMSLEPLSEVDVIRALPAGGYEIQYDQRKEGDLSNITRKTVTADIVIVAAGCVGTTEIMLRSKQRGTLPNLSDKVGFGFSTNGDYIAFLEKTQERVSLIRGPVTTSYGHFNTTDPATGGNPAAFHTLEDQGIPPALASLLGQGVPLIRSLGKGNQGRLFVLHAILRYLWKRLRQSVRAFFTNYRERDDIFRSEEEIAANMMCVVGMGREAAVGQFRLGKSGESSLRLSRADGKKFYDDPIYGEIRKSLARLAQVIRDPADPTSEFINPFLTNTAGAFDATSIAVSHPLGGCVMGKDASQGTVDEFGRVFDTSKTGARPFYEKLYVADASVIPTALGVNPSLTIATLALRIADNIIQEL